Part of the Rhodospirillaceae bacterium genome is shown below.
GCCTTCACGTCTTGTCGTTTTACCCCAATTAAAACAGGCGCAACGTTGGATTCACCAAACTTTTTTGACAATGCCCCGGCTTCAAACAACACCCAAGGGGCATCAAGATTATCCGGCGTTAAACAGAGTATTCCAAACCCAGAGTTTTCCAAACTGTGTGCAATATCCACATTCCAACGGCTTCCCTTGAGTATGTTCTCTGAAGAAACATATGGATTAATACTTTGGATTACCGATGGGAGCCATTCGTTTAGAGCAATAGCAATCTTATTACTTTTGTCGCCTGACCAACTGATAAAAACATCCATGGTCTCATCCCCATCCAAGCTATTTTTGATTGATGAAATAATAAAACATAGATTATCGATCACTCACAATTGTTAAATTGCTCGTAGTTGTCGTGAATATATTGGCATATTTTCAATGAATGGCTGAGAGAATTCCCCGAAAAGCCGTCACAAGATGTAGTGATTGAGACCCCAGGTTTCGATTGAAGCGATAGCCCCTGAGAGTCCCTCAGTGACTCGCTGAGTCGTTCTCTTGAATTCAGGTAGGCCGAATTGGTTTGTCTTTGGGATGTCGCCCGAAGCGGCGGGCTTTTAACCGGCACCCTCAATGCGCTCCATATCCTCGTCGCTGAGGCCGAAGTGGTGGCCTATTTCGTGGATCAGGACGTGGCGGACAAGATGGTTTAAGTCTTCGCCGTTCTCATTCTGGTATTCCAGAATGGGTCCGCGGTAGAGGGTGATCATATCGATATCGTTTGCACTCGCTGTGATGCTTTTTTGATCCAGCGACACGCCATAATACAATCCAAGCAAATCAAAAGGCGACGACAAGCCCAGGGCGGCCTGGGTTTCGCTGTCGGGAAATTCCTCGACCCGGATGACCACGTCGTCCACATGGGCGAGCAATTCGCCGGGCACGGTTTTCAGGGCCTCGGCGGCAATAGCCTCAATTTCTTCCAGGCTTGGTTCTTTCATGGCTTTACTTTAGCCACCACAGGCACCACTTGGCTATCAAAGGAGAGCCATTATGAGCGATAAACTAAGCGCTGCGGACAGGGACGCCGGGATTGCCGGTCTTGATGACTGGGTACTGGTTGAAGACCGGGAAGCGATTTTCAAATCCCTCAGCTTCAAGAATTTTGGCGAGGCCTTTGCCTTTATGACCCGTGTCGCCATCGAGGCTGAAAAGCGCGACCACCATCCCGAATGGTTCAATGTCTATAACCGGGTCGACATCACCCTTTCCAGCCACGATGTGGACGGCCTGTCGGCGCGCGACCTGAAACTGGCGCGATTTATCGACGGACTTTAGAGAGGTGCCATCCTGAGCGCCCCGTCCAGGCGCACCACCTCGCCATTCATCATGACATTGGAAAGCATGTGCAGGACCAGATCGGCGAATTCGTCAGGACGCCCAAGTCGCGACGGGAACGGCACCGACGCACCAAGCGCCTGCTGCACGTCATCGGACAAGCCAAACAACATGGGTGTGCCAAAGATGCCCGGCGCAATAGCCAGCACCCGGACGGCGGAACGCGAAAACTCCCGCGCCGCAGGTAACGTCAGTGCAACAATGCCGCCTTTGGAGGCGGCGTAGGCGGCTTGCCCGATCTGCCCTTCATAGGCGGCGATTGAGGCGGTGTTGATGATCACGCCGCGCTCGCCCGTATCAAGCGGCTCAAGGTCCTTCATGGCGGCGGCGGCGAGGCGCATCATGTTGAAAGTGCCAATCAGGTTAATGTTGATAACGCGGGCGAAGTCGTCCAGCGCCATCGGCCCGTCGCGGCCAACGATTTTGCCCGGCGTGCCGATACCGGCGCAATTAATCAGGATACGGGCCGGGCCGTGGGCTTCGCTGGCCGCCGCTACCGCCGCCTCGGCGCTGGCCGCGTCTGATACGTCACAGGCAAGCGCCAGCGCGTTCTCGCCGAAAGGTTCGGCGGCTTGCTTTGCGGCTTCAAGGTTGAGGTCTGCAAAGGCAACCCGGGCACCGGCCCGGGCCAGGGCTTCCGCCGTCGCCCGGCCAAGGCCGGAAGCAGCACCCGTGACAAGGGCGGCCATATCCGTAACGTTCATGTCAGTCTCTCCAGATAGGGTGATGATCTCTTAACGCAGGTTGGTATTATGTTCTGATATCTCCTATAAACAACAGGGATTCTCTCGGGATAGGGACCGCGCCTACATGGATATTGCGACATTACTTGGTTTGGTCATGGGAACCGGCGTCGTCGTCGCCGCCATTCTTGTTGGCTCCGACCTTATAATTTTCCTCAATCTACCGGGATTTCTGATCGTCGTCGGCGGCACCTTTGCTGCGACCCTGGTCAAGTTTCCCATTTCAAAGGTCTTTGTCGCCCTCAAGGTTGGCATGAAAGCCGCCTTCACGGTCGACCAGAACGATGCCTTGAGCCTTATTGAAATGGCCATCAGTCTGGCCAAGAAAACCCGCAAAGGCGGTCTTTTGGCGCTTGAAGGTGTCGATATCGACAACGACTTCATGAAAAAAGGCATCCAGCTTTGTGTTGACGGATTGGCCCCGGAAGTCGTTCGCAAGACCTTGACGTCGGAAATGCATCAAACGATCCGCCGCAATGAGGAAGGCTCGAAAATTTTTCGCGGCATCGGTGACGCCGCCCCGCCTTCGGCATGATCGGCACCCTGGTCGGCCTCGTGCAAATGCTGGCCAACCTGTCAGACCCGGCATCCATCGGTCCGTCCATGGCGGTTGCCATGCTGACAACGCTGTACGGTGCGGTCATCGCCAACCTGATTGCCCTGCCCATTGCCGATAAACTGGAATCGCGGGTTGCCGATGAAGAAAATATTGCCGCTCTGATCATCGACAGCGTGCTTGAAATTCAGGCCCAGACCAATCCCAATGTGCTGGGTGAGTTGCTGCAAGTTTATCTGCCCGCGCACCTTCGCGATCATCTTGGTGAAGGAGGCGATGGGGAATAGTGGATACTAGAGCATGAGTAATAAGAAACCTCCTGCCGGCGCGCCTGTGTGGATGACGACATTCGCCGATCTGATGTCCCTGCTTCTGACCCTGTTCGTGCTGATGCTGACGTTCGCCAAGATGGACGTGGAGAAATACCAGCAATTGGCCGGATCCATGAAAAACGCCTTCGGTGTCCAGTATTTGAAAAAACTCGCAGGAATTATTGAAGAAGATGGCGGCCCGATGGGGGTAACCACGAAACGCAAAGTCCCCAAGGCCGTCGTGGAATTGCAAATCGATGACACCATTGGCGAAGACGTGCCCGTGGTTAAAGAACCAGAGGACAATCTGGCCGAAACCGTCAGCCAGGCCGTCGCCGAACAGATATCCCAGCAGATGGCCAATGTTGAGGAGCGCGAAGGCGAGGTTATCGTCCGCTTTCCTGGCAAGTTTGCATTCCCTTCAGGCGCCGAATCCCTGACATCGGAATTTCTTATCGCCCTGAACAATCTGGCCACGGTAATCAAAAAAAGCGAAGGCGACATTATTATTGCCGGTCACACCGACGACAGGCCGATCAAAACCGCCCGCTTCCGTTCTAACTGGGATTTATCTGCGGCGCGGGCAAATTCCGTCGTCCACTATCTGCTGGAATTCACCACCGTCGAATCATCGCGTCTTGCAGCCATGGGTTACGCCGATAGCCGCCCGCTGGCGCCCAATGACACGGATGAAAACCGGGCCCTGAACCGTCGTGTCGAGGTCATCTTCCGCAAGGCGAATACCGCCAAGAAACCCCCGGCAAATGACGAAGGCGCTGGGCAACCGACGACCGAAAAAACCCCAATCCCGGATAGTGGATAGAATCTAACATATGGTATCCACTAGTCAGTAGAATTTTTCTCTACAACGGCTGGCACCAGATTAGCCTGCACTGAACGGAAAAGCCTGGCCTGACGGGATTCCCTGTGGGCCGTATACAGGGCCGCAGAGAAAATAATTGCCGCACCCAGCCAGGTCCAGATATCGGGACTTTCGGCAAAAAACAGATATCCCAGGATGGCCGCGAAAATCAGTCTGGAAAAATCAAACGGTAGAACCGCCGAAACATCGGCCGAGGCAAAAGCCCGCGCCAACGCAATCTGACCGATGGTCGCGAACAGGCCGAGGGCGACAAACCACAGGTAATCAACGGGCTGGGGCGTCGTCCAGTTGAACAGTGCCGGAACCAGGGACATGGGTGTCATGATCAAACCCATGAACAGAACAATCATGCTCGGCGTTTCGGTTCGGCTTAAGGATTTAATAGAAAGAGCGGCCATGGACATACAGGCCGAGGCAAGAAGGACAAGGCCCGCACCAAGCCCGATATCGATGCCAGCGGGACGAACAATAACCAGCGCGCCGATCAGGCCCGCCACCGTCGCCGCCCAGCGTCGCACCCGAACGGTCTCGCCAAGAAACAACGCCGCCCCGACGGTTGCAAACAGGGGAGTGGTAAAGCTCAACGCCGTTGCTTCGGCAATCGGCATCATGGAGACGGCGACGAACCAGCTTAACATCGCCACCAGACCTATGGATGAACGAAACACGTGCATGGGCAAGCGCTCGGTCTTCAACACCTTGAAACCGGACTTGAACAACCATGGCAGCATGAATAACAAACCAAACAGGTTGCGGAAAAACGCCAGCTCGAACGGATGCATGGAACCCGACACCTCGCGGATAACCGTCGTCAGCGCCGCAAAGCTGGCCGCCGCAAGGACCATCCACAGCGCCCCGCGCATGGGGGCCGAAAGCCCAGGTTGACTATTTTTTTGTTGTGGTTCAGCCGTCATGGGCGACAGACTATTGTGGACTTAGGAGTCTGACCAGTCCCGTTTCAACATGGCTGCCTTGCGCGCACGGGCCTGGCAGAACATACTCTTAAAAAAATAACCCCGTTTTGGAGACAGACGCTTGCAACAACCACTCTGGCAACCCGGCGAAGAACGCATCAGCGGAACCAACATCACCGCTTTTATCCGCGCCATCGAAGAAGACTGGAATGTCAACGTTGAGAATTTTGACGGCCTTTATGAATTTTCGATAACAGAAATAGACAAATTCTGGATGTCGCTAAAAGACTTCGGCGGCGTCATTGCGGAAACCTGGGGTGATGCCGTTCAGGAAACTCCCGGCCGTATGCCCGGAACCCGCTTTTTCCCCGACGCCCGCCTGAACTTCGCAGAAAACTTGTTGCGCAGACGCGACGATAGCGAGGCCCTGGTCTTTCGCGGTGAGGATAAAGTTAACCGCCGCCTGAGTTTCGCCGAGCTTTACGATCAGGTTTCGCTGGTCCGTCAGGCCCTGATTAACATTGGCGTGACATCAGGAGACAGGGTCGGCGCTTATCTGCCCAATATGCCAGAGGCTATTATCGCCATGCTGGCGACGTCCTCGCTGGGTGCTATCTGGTCATCATGTTCGCCGGATTTTGGCGTCAAGGGTGTGCTCGACCGCTTCGGCCAGATCGAGCCCAAAGTGATCTTTGCCGCCGAGGGCTATCACTACAACGGCAAGTCCCACGACTGTCTGGAAAAACTGGCCGAAATCGTGAGGGCCCTGCCCAGCGTCGAGAAAACCGTGGTCGTTCCCTACACCCGCGACGCACCTGCCATTGACGGGGTGAAGAACGCCGTCTGGCTTGGTGATTTAACGAACCCCTATCAGGCTGCCGACATCGACTTTGAACGCTTCGCCTTTAACCATCCGCTTTATATTATGTATTCTTCGGGCACCACCGGCGCGCCCAAGTGCATTGTTCATGGGGCAGGCGGTTCCTTGCTGCAGCACATTAAAGAACACCAGCTTCACTGCGACATCAAACCCGGGGACAGGGTCTTCTACTTCACCACCTGCGGCTGGATGATGTGGAACTGGCTGGTCACGGCGCTGGCCTCGCAAGCCACCCTGATCCTTTATGACGGGTCGCCTTTTTATCCCGACGGCAATGTTTTGTTCGATTATGCCGACGCCGAAAAAATGACCCTGTTTGGCACATCGGCCAAATTCATTGATGCCGCCATCAAGGCCGAACTGGAACCGGCAAAGACCCACTCCCTCCAAAGCGTGCGCCTGATTTGTTCGACCGGATCGCCGCTTGCCCCCGACGCTTTCACCTGGGTTTACGACCACATCAAGCGTGATGTGCATCTGGCCTCAATAGCCGGTGGCACTGATTTGATGGGCTGCTTTATGTTGGGCGACCCGACCGGGCCCGTCTGGAAGGGCGAAATTCAGGCCCGCGCCCTGGGCATGGCGGTTGATGTTTTCGATGATGACGGCCAGTCCATTCGTGGCGAGAAAGGCGAACTTGTCTGCACCTTGCCGTTCCCGTCCATGCCCATCGGTTTTTACAAGGACGATGATGGCTCAAAGTACCACAGCGCCTATTTTGAACGTTTCGACAATGTCTGGTGTCATGGCGATTATGTGGAGCTGACCGAACACGGCGGGGTCATTATCTATGGTCGTTCGGACGCCACACTCAACCCCGGCGGCGTCAGAATCGGCACCGCTGAAATCTACCGGCAGGTCGAGAAACTTTCCCAGGTGGTCGAAGCCATCGTCATCGGCCAGCAATGGGATAACGATGTCAGGGTCGTGCTGTTTATTGTTTTGCGTGAAGGACTGGCGCTGGATGAGGACCTCATCAACCTGATTCGTTCGGAAGTTCGCGCCAACTGCACGCCGCGCCACGTTCCGGCCAAGGTCATTCAGGTTAGCGATATCCCGCGCACCAAATCTGGCAAAATTACCGAACTGGCGGTCCGCGACGTCATTCACGGTCGTCCGGTCAAGAACAAGGAAGCCCTTGCCAACCCCGAGGCGCTGACGTTGTTTGAGAACTTGACGGAGCTTCAGGATTAAGACGGGGTGACGTTTACCTGTTGGCGACAGCGTCCGCCAATAGACAGAGTATTTCATACATTAAGGTGGCCCCGACCAGGGCCGTGTTACCGCTGGGATCTGATGGCGGGGCGACTTCGACAACGTCGCCGCCGATCAGGTTCAGGCCGCGCAGACCACGCAAAAGAGCTTGCGCCTCAATGGTAGTGATGCCGCCAATTTCAGGGGTTCCGGTTCCCGGCGCGTAGACCGGGTCAAGGCCGTCCACATCGAAAGAGATATAAGTCGGGCCGTCCCCGACAACACGCCGGGCCTCGGCAATCACCGCCTCCACCCCCAGCTTTGTGAATTCCTCCATGAAGATCACCCGCATCCCGTTCTCCAGGGAGTAGTCCCATCCTTCGGGGCTGTTCTGGGCCCCGCGAATGCCGATCTGAACCGTCCGCTCGCCATCCAGCAAGCCGTCTTCGTGGGCCCGGCGGAAGGGGGTTCCATGCATAAACTTGGAACCCTGAAACTGGTCCCAGGTATCCGTGTGGGCATCAATATGAATAAGTCCTACGGGTGTGTCTTTGGCAATCGCCTTAAAGATCGGATAGGTCACCGAATGGTCGCCACCGGCACTCAAAGGTATGACCCCGGCGGCATGGACGCGGGCGTAGAAGGTCTCGATATCACGGACGACGGCAGCGTGATCAAACACCCCGTCGAAGGTCACATCACCGATATCGGCGATCTTGCAAAGATCATAAGGATTGATTTTGCTGACATGATGGATCGAGCGCATCAGGCTTGACTGGTTGCGCATCTCGCGCGGCCCGTGACGGGCCCCGGCCCTGTTGGTCACGGACCCGTCATAGGGCACCCCGATCATGGCAATGTCGAGCCCGGCCGGGTCGGGCTGGTAAGGTGTGCGCATAAAGGTCGGCATTCCCATATAGCGCGGCAGTGACATTTGGGTTTGATCTGTGGACATTGGTTAAGCCATTCCTTCCTGAGTCAGTCATACAATCAGCCTATCGCCATTAAATCACCCCTGAAAGGATTTATCCGTGGGCTACGACGTCGGCAAAGCGGGCTTCGGTTTCTTTTGCCTCAACTTTTAACCAGTCCCTGAAAGCGACGATCTTGGGCCGCTTGGCTGAAGCCTTGGGGTAAACGGCGCAATAAACATGATGTCCCTCAAGATCGATATCGAAGGGTTTGACCAACAAGCCTGCGGCAAGGTCATCGGCGATCAATACCGAGCGGCCAAGGGCGACACCTTCACCAGCGACAGCCGCCTGCTGGACAAGATAGGAGTGGGAAAACGAAGGCCCACGCGAAACGTCCATACCACTTACCCCCGCGACCTCAGACCAGACGCCCCAGTCATCGCGCATGTCGTCATGCAACAGGGGAAAGCGAACAAGGTCGGCGGGACTGTTCAGGGAACCAAACTTCTCAAGCAACGAGGGGCTTAAAACCGGAAACATGGTTTCCTTCATCAACACCACCATCTCCATACCCGGATACGGACCGGATCCGTATCTGAGCGCCATATCGAAACCGCCGGAGGTAAAGTCGACGACCTGATCGGTGGTTGAAATCCGCACGTCGATGTCCGGATGAAGGATGCGGAACTTGCCGATTTTAGGGACAAGCCACGAGGCGGCGATTGAATCCAGTGTGCTCAGCGTTAAAACACCGGCCTGGTCACGCTCGTACAGGCGCTCGACAGCATCGGCAATGGTATCAAAGGCGTTGCCTAAATCCGGATACAGCGCCTGACCCTCGTCAGTCAGTAAAAGCGAGCGGTTAACCCGGCGAAACAGGGCCAGACCGAGTGTTTCTTCAAGTCCTTTGACCTGATGGCTGATCGCCGCCTGGGTGACGTTCAATTCGGCCGCCGCGCGGGTAAAACTGAGATGGCGTGCGGCCGCTTCAAAAGCCTTCAAAGAATTTAGCGGCGGCATACGTCTGGGCATAATTTAACCTTATAAACTTAATGATAATGTATCAATACAATTCTAATTAAATCTGTTAACTTGTTATAAATACTTGTATTTATTTATTTTAGTATATTTTTTTAATAAGTTTTTCTAATGTAAATATGAGAAAAGATCGTTTGAGGTCCAGCCATTTTAGGAATATCTCTAGGGTCATCATTTAACGATTAACCCGAAAGTCTGAAGGAGGACGCCATGACCACATCAATCCTGAAAAACCACAAACAATACGTGGCGACCAGCGCGCTGGAACGCATCGCCGTGTTCATCGAAACCGCACCTGATCGTTTGTTGAAAACGCTTTACACCTGGCAAACACGGATCTCCGACCGTCGCCACCTGCGTGAACTCAATGACAGCATGTTGGTTGATATTGGTTTCGATCGCGTCGATATTGAGCGTGAAGCTGGAAAACCCTTCTGGCAGAACTAAGTAAGCGAGGCTACGTGAACATTATTCTGCTTTATGCAGGAACTGTCCTGATTTGGGGCTCGACCTGGCTGGTCATCAAATACCAGCTGGGTCTTGTCGCGCCTGAAGTGTCGGTTGCCTACCGTTTTGCTCTGGCCGCTATCATCTTGATGATTTACTGCGTCGCCACATCCAAACGTATGCGTTATGGCCTTAGGGATCATATTGGCATGGCGACGCTTGGGTTGTTTTTATTTTCGGCCAACTATTTTGTCTTTTATCTGGCCACCTATGACTTGACAACCGGCCTGATCGCCGTGGTTTTTTCCGGCATTGCCATCACCAACATCATTTTCGGCGCCCTGCTCCTTGGTAATCCGATCCGGCCAAGGGTTGCTTTGGGTGCAGCTTTCGGCATAGCCGGTCTGGTGACCGTGTTCTGGCCCGAGATTCAAAACTTTGACCTTGCCAGTCAAGGCAGTCGCGGATTGTTGTGGTCCATTGCCGGAACCTTGCTGGCGTCGATTGGCAATATGGCCTCGGCGTCAAACCAGCGCCGTGGCTTGCCTGTTCTTCAGGCCAACGCCTACGGCATGACTTACGGGGCGGTCTTTATGCTGGCGTTCGCGGTGATTGGCGGTTCGCAGTTTAATTTTGACAGCTCGCCGCTTTATGTGGGTTCGCTGATTTATTTGGCTTTGTTCGGCTCGGTGATCGCCTTCGGTTGCTACCTGACCCTGATTGGCCGCATTGGTCCTGATAAAGCCGCGTATGCGACAGTTTTATTTCCCCTTATTGCCCTTGGCCTGTCGACAATTTTCGAGGACTATCAATGGTCCGTTGGGGCCATTGTCGGTATGGTGCTGGTGCTTTTTGGCAATGTTCTTGTATTGAGCCGCAAACGCCGCCAAATAACAGTAGAAGCATCAGCCTGAAACAGAAGGTCCACATGTCACCGTCTTTTCGCCAGAACACCACCGTTTTAATAATCACCGCCGCCGTGGTCATAAGCCTGACCATGGGCCTGCGCAGCACCTTCGGACTTTTCCAGACCCCCATTGGCCTGGATCTGGGTTTCACCCGCACTTCTTTTGGTTTCGCCATGGCCATGCAGCAGTTGTTATGGGGATTGTTCCAGCCGTTTTGCGGCATGGCCGCTGATCGCTAC
Proteins encoded:
- a CDS encoding metallopeptidase family protein, which encodes MKEPSLEEIEAIAAEALKTVPGELLAHVDDVVIRVEEFPDSETQAALGLSSPFDLLGLYYGVSLDQKSITASANDIDMITLYRGPILEYQNENGEDLNHLVRHVLIHEIGHHFGLSDEDMERIEGAG
- a CDS encoding 4a-hydroxytetrahydrobiopterin dehydratase; this encodes MSDKLSAADRDAGIAGLDDWVLVEDREAIFKSLSFKNFGEAFAFMTRVAIEAEKRDHHPEWFNVYNRVDITLSSHDVDGLSARDLKLARFIDGL
- a CDS encoding SDR family NAD(P)-dependent oxidoreductase, producing the protein MNVTDMAALVTGAASGLGRATAEALARAGARVAFADLNLEAAKQAAEPFGENALALACDVSDAASAEAAVAAASEAHGPARILINCAGIGTPGKIVGRDGPMALDDFARVININLIGTFNMMRLAAAAMKDLEPLDTGERGVIINTASIAAYEGQIGQAAYAASKGGIVALTLPAAREFSRSAVRVLAIAPGIFGTPMLFGLSDDVQQALGASVPFPSRLGRPDEFADLVLHMLSNVMMNGEVVRLDGALRMAPL
- a CDS encoding OmpA family protein; the protein is MSNKKPPAGAPVWMTTFADLMSLLLTLFVLMLTFAKMDVEKYQQLAGSMKNAFGVQYLKKLAGIIEEDGGPMGVTTKRKVPKAVVELQIDDTIGEDVPVVKEPEDNLAETVSQAVAEQISQQMANVEEREGEVIVRFPGKFAFPSGAESLTSEFLIALNNLATVIKKSEGDIIIAGHTDDRPIKTARFRSNWDLSAARANSVVHYLLEFTTVESSRLAAMGYADSRPLAPNDTDENRALNRRVEVIFRKANTAKKPPANDEGAGQPTTEKTPIPDSG
- a CDS encoding DMT family transporter encodes the protein MTAEPQQKNSQPGLSAPMRGALWMVLAAASFAALTTVIREVSGSMHPFELAFFRNLFGLLFMLPWLFKSGFKVLKTERLPMHVFRSSIGLVAMLSWFVAVSMMPIAEATALSFTTPLFATVGAALFLGETVRVRRWAATVAGLIGALVIVRPAGIDIGLGAGLVLLASACMSMAALSIKSLSRTETPSMIVLFMGLIMTPMSLVPALFNWTTPQPVDYLWFVALGLFATIGQIALARAFASADVSAVLPFDFSRLIFAAILGYLFFAESPDIWTWLGAAIIFSAALYTAHRESRQARLFRSVQANLVPAVVEKNSTD
- a CDS encoding acetoacetate--CoA ligase, whose amino-acid sequence is MQQPLWQPGEERISGTNITAFIRAIEEDWNVNVENFDGLYEFSITEIDKFWMSLKDFGGVIAETWGDAVQETPGRMPGTRFFPDARLNFAENLLRRRDDSEALVFRGEDKVNRRLSFAELYDQVSLVRQALINIGVTSGDRVGAYLPNMPEAIIAMLATSSLGAIWSSCSPDFGVKGVLDRFGQIEPKVIFAAEGYHYNGKSHDCLEKLAEIVRALPSVEKTVVVPYTRDAPAIDGVKNAVWLGDLTNPYQAADIDFERFAFNHPLYIMYSSGTTGAPKCIVHGAGGSLLQHIKEHQLHCDIKPGDRVFYFTTCGWMMWNWLVTALASQATLILYDGSPFYPDGNVLFDYADAEKMTLFGTSAKFIDAAIKAELEPAKTHSLQSVRLICSTGSPLAPDAFTWVYDHIKRDVHLASIAGGTDLMGCFMLGDPTGPVWKGEIQARALGMAVDVFDDDGQSIRGEKGELVCTLPFPSMPIGFYKDDDGSKYHSAYFERFDNVWCHGDYVELTEHGGVIIYGRSDATLNPGGVRIGTAEIYRQVEKLSQVVEAIVIGQQWDNDVRVVLFIVLREGLALDEDLINLIRSEVRANCTPRHVPAKVIQVSDIPRTKSGKITELAVRDVIHGRPVKNKEALANPEALTLFENLTELQD
- the speB gene encoding agmatinase, translated to MSTDQTQMSLPRYMGMPTFMRTPYQPDPAGLDIAMIGVPYDGSVTNRAGARHGPREMRNQSSLMRSIHHVSKINPYDLCKIADIGDVTFDGVFDHAAVVRDIETFYARVHAAGVIPLSAGGDHSVTYPIFKAIAKDTPVGLIHIDAHTDTWDQFQGSKFMHGTPFRRAHEDGLLDGERTVQIGIRGAQNSPEGWDYSLENGMRVIFMEEFTKLGVEAVIAEARRVVGDGPTYISFDVDGLDPVYAPGTGTPEIGGITTIEAQALLRGLRGLNLIGGDVVEVAPPSDPSGNTALVGATLMYEILCLLADAVANR
- a CDS encoding transcriptional regulator GcvA; the encoded protein is MPRRMPPLNSLKAFEAAARHLSFTRAAAELNVTQAAISHQVKGLEETLGLALFRRVNRSLLLTDEGQALYPDLGNAFDTIADAVERLYERDQAGVLTLSTLDSIAASWLVPKIGKFRILHPDIDVRISTTDQVVDFTSGGFDMALRYGSGPYPGMEMVVLMKETMFPVLSPSLLEKFGSLNSPADLVRFPLLHDDMRDDWGVWSEVAGVSGMDVSRGPSFSHSYLVQQAAVAGEGVALGRSVLIADDLAAGLLVKPFDIDLEGHHVYCAVYPKASAKRPKIVAFRDWLKVEAKETEARFADVVAHG
- a CDS encoding DUF1127 domain-containing protein — translated: MTTSILKNHKQYVATSALERIAVFIETAPDRLLKTLYTWQTRISDRRHLRELNDSMLVDIGFDRVDIEREAGKPFWQN
- a CDS encoding DMT family transporter gives rise to the protein MNIILLYAGTVLIWGSTWLVIKYQLGLVAPEVSVAYRFALAAIILMIYCVATSKRMRYGLRDHIGMATLGLFLFSANYFVFYLATYDLTTGLIAVVFSGIAITNIIFGALLLGNPIRPRVALGAAFGIAGLVTVFWPEIQNFDLASQGSRGLLWSIAGTLLASIGNMASASNQRRGLPVLQANAYGMTYGAVFMLAFAVIGGSQFNFDSSPLYVGSLIYLALFGSVIAFGCYLTLIGRIGPDKAAYATVLFPLIALGLSTIFEDYQWSVGAIVGMVLVLFGNVLVLSRKRRQITVEASA